In Achromobacter pestifer, the DNA window GGATGGCGTGGCCGATATCGCCCAGCGTCGCGCCCGGCTTGACGGCCATGATGCCGGCGCGCATGGCTTCGTAGGTGGTGTTGACCAGGCGCCGCGCCAGCGGGCTGGGCTGGCCCACGTAGTACATGCGGCTGGTGTCGCCGAACCAGCCGTCCTTGATGACGGCCACGTCGATGTTGAGGATGTCGCCGTTCTTCAGCACCTTGGCCGACGGGATGCCGTGGCAGATCACGTGGTTGGCCGAGGCGCAGATGGTCTTGGGAAAGCCGTGGTAGCCGACGTTGGCGGGTATCGCCTTCTGCACATTGACGATGTAGTCGTGGCAGATGCGGTCCAGCTCATCGGTGGTGACGCCAGGGCGGACGTGCTCGGCAATCATGTGCAGCACTTCCGCCGCCATGGCGCCGGCCTTGCGGGCCATTTCGATGTCGGCGGCGGACTTGATGGAAACCTTCTTCGCCATTTATGCGGCCTCCTGTTGGGCTGGCTGCGGCAAGCCCTGCGACAGGGAGGCGATGGCGAAGCCCTCGGCCTGCTCGATGCGGATCAGCAGTTGGCAAATGTCGGCGTGGCGCAGCTCGGGGTAGAGCTCGGACAGCATGCCGATGCGCATCCAGTGTTCGGCCTGGGAATTGATCGAGCGGCTGAGCGCGCCGCTGGCGACGCGCAGGTTCTCATGCATCTGCTCGGAAATCTTGACGATACCCATGGAGTTAATGATCCATATATGTTTTGTATATGGATCGTATCTTACCGCCGATGCGCGGGCGGGCGCAAATCGGGGGATCAGCGTCCCTTGCCGCGCGCCGTCTTCTTGGCGCCGGAGCGAGGCGCGGCCTCCTTGGGCGGAGGGGCCATGGTGGCGTGCACTTGCTCCAGCCACATCAGCGCATCCGTGTATGACAGGAACTGCTGCAGATAGCCCGGCGACACCTCGCGCATCAGCGACAGTGCGCGGTGCACCAGTTGGTTGGAGTTGAGCGGGCCGGCGTTCTTGTGCACCTGTTCCTGGGACTGCCGCACCTGGCGGTCGGCGCTGACCCGCGACCAGACGCCGCGGAAGTACTCCAGCACGTCCAGTTCGGGGTAGGAGGCGCGCAGGTCGGCGGCGCCGCGCGCCTCGGGACCAGGATCGGCGATGTAGGCGGTCAGCACCGCCAGCGGTCCGGGTTCGGGGGCGGCGCGAGCAGCCGCGGGGGCGTTTTCGGCAGCATCCACGGACGCGCCGTCCAGCTCGGCCTCGTAGGCCTGGACCAACGCCGCCAGCTTGCTGTCCAGCAGCCTGCGGGGTTCGCCGGCCTGCGCGGCTGCACGCCGTTCCAACGCGTCCATGAACTGGAAGCGGACGGGCGCCACACGGTCGGCGCCGGCCTCGCGCCAGGCGTCCAGCATGGCCCGGGCGTCGACGATGTCGCCGCGGGTGCCGTCACTGGCCATTGGCGGTCCCGGCGTCGCCGGACGGCTTGGGGATGGGCGCGATTTCGACCCGGCGGTTCTTGGCCCGGCCGTCTTCGTCGGTATTCGAGGCCACCGGCTGCTCGGAACCGAAGGCCGCGGCGAACACGGCCGACGAAGGCACGCCTTCGTCGATCAGCGCGCGCGTCACGGTCAGGGCGCGCTGCGCCGACAGGTCCCAGTTGTCGGCGAAGCGCCGGTTGCCTTCGCGCACCTGCTGGTCATCGGTATAGCCGCTGACCATCAGGATTTCGTTGCGCGACTTCAGATAGGCCGAGAGCGGTTCGATCAGGCTCTTCAGGACGTCACGGCCCTCGGGCTGCAACTGGTCGGAGTTCAGGGCGAACAGGACGCTGCCGCTGATGCCGATGCGGCCGTCGATCAGGGTCACGCGGCCGGCGGCCAGCGGTCCCGCCAGCGCCTGCTCCAGCGTTTCGCGGCGCTGGGTTTCGGCCTGGCGCTGCTTGACCTCTTCTTCAAGCTGGGTGGACAGCTGCAGCTGCACGGCGACGACGCTCACCAGGATCAGGACGAAGGCGCCCAGCAATACCGACATCAGGTCGCCGAAGACGGCCCAGGCCGGGACCGTGGGCTCCACGCCGCCGTCGAGGTCTTCGCTCATGCCGCTTCCGCTCCGGCCGTCGCGCGCTGGATCGCCAGCTGCTGCAGGTTCTCGATGATCTGCTTCTGCGAGACCATGCTCAGGTCCACGACTTCACGGGCCTGCGCCACGTAGTAGGCGAGCTGTTCGTCGCCGCGCGCGATGGACTTGTCCAGCGCCGCTTCGATGCGTTGCAGGTGTGCGACCAGCTTGTCGTTGGACTCGCCGAAAAGCTGCACGGCCGTGCCGAAGGATTCGCCCAGGCTGGCGACTTCGACCGCGCCGCTGGCGACCTGCGCGGCCACTTCGGCCAGCTTGCCGGTTTCGGCCTGGGCCTGTTCGGTGAACTGGGTGCCGACGCGCTCCAGCAGCTCCGCCGACGAGGACACCAGCGCGTCCACGGCGGTGCGCTGTTCGGCGGCGGTGTGGTTGACGGCGTCCAGCAGGGTGCCCAGGGTTTCCAGCAGACGGTTGCGCTCTTCCAGCATGTCGTTGTCGCGCTCCATGCTGTCGGAGAGCTTCTGGCGCAGTTCGCCGATGACCTCGGCGGCGGCGCGCGGCGCTTCGGAGGCGGCCTGCACCAGGCGGCCGATCTCGGCGATGGTGTCGTTGGCGGACGCCTGGGTCTGCGCGCTGATGTCCTGCGCGGTGATGGCCAAGGTGTCGCAGATCTGCTGCTGCTGGTTGGCGGTGTAGGAACTGGTCTGTTCCCATTCGGCGCGCAGCGAATCGGCGATCGTGCCGAGCTTGCCGGTCCAGGCCTCCAGGCGCGCTTCGTCCTTGGCGGCGAGCGCGGTCTGCAGGTCCGTCTGCGATTGCTCCAGCGTGTGCAGCAGGGCGGCGGAGTGTTGTTCGAATGCCGCGGCGGCGGTTTCCAGCGCCTGCTGGTTGTCGCCGGCCAACTTGGCGTTGGCCTGTTCCTGGCGCGCCTGCGCCTCGGTCCAGGCCTGGGTGACGCCAGTGGCGGCGGTTTCCAGGCGGGCCGACACGCTTTCCAGCAGGCCTGCCTGGGCCTGGGTCTGGGACGTAAGGTCGCGCGCGGTCTGGGCCAGCGTGTCGTTGACTTCCAGCTGGCGCAGCGCGGCCTGGGTGCCGGCCTGTTCCCATTCCTGGCCGAGCTTGGCGGCCATGGCGGTGAGCGTGCCGGTCCAGGCGGCCAGGCGTTCCTGGTCGCGCGAGGCCAGCGCGGCCTGCAATCCGGCGTGCGACTGGTCCAGCGTCTGCAGCAGGGCGGCAGAGTGCTGTTCGAAAGCGGCGGCGGCGGTTTCCAGCGCCTGCTGGTTGTCGCCGGCCAGCTTGGCGTTGGCCTGCTCCTGGCGCGCCTGCGCCTCGGTCCAGGCCTGGGTGACCCCGGTGGCGGCGGTTTCCAGGCGGGCCGACACGCTTTCCAGCAGGCCTGCCTGGGCTTGGGTCTGGGACGTAAGGTCGCGCGCGGTCTGGGCCAGCGTGTCGTTGACTTCCAGCTGGCGCAGCGCGGCCTGGGTGCCGGCCTGTTCCCATTCCTGGCCGAGCTTGGCGGCCATGGCGGTGAGCGTGGCGGTCCAGGCGGCCAGGCGTTCCTGGTCGCGCGAGGCCAGCGCGGCCTGCAAGCCGGCGTGCGACTGGTCCAGCGTCTGCAGCAGGGCGGCGGAGTGCTGTTCGAAAGTGGCGGCGGCGGTTTCCAGCGCCTGCTGGTTGTCGCCGGCCAGCTTGGCGTAGACCTGCTCCTGGCGCGTCTGCGTCTCGGTCCAGGCCTGGGTGACGCTGCCGGCCGCCGTTTCCAGGCGGGCCGATACGCTGTCCAGCAGGCCGGCCTGGGCCTGCGTTTGCGCGGCGATGTCGCGCGCGGTCTGGGCCAGCGTGTCGCTGGCGGCCTGCTGGCGGGCGACGGTGTCGGCGCCGGCCTGCTGCCATTCCTGGCTCAGCGTGGCGGCCATGGCGGTGAGCGTGCCGGTCCAGGCAGCCAGGCGCTCCTGGTCGCGCGAAGCCAGTGCGGCCTGCAATTGCGTGTGCGACTGGTCCAGTGTCTGCAGCAGGGCCGCGGAATGCTGTTCGAAGGTGGCGGCCGCGGCGGCCAGGGCCTCGCGGTTGTCGCCGGCCAGCTTTTCGCCGGCCTGTTCCTGGCGCGCCAGGGCGCTGGCCCATTGCTGCGAGACGCCGTCGGCGGCCGCTTCCATGCGGGCCGATACGCCTTCCAGCAAGCGGGCCTGGACTTCCGCCTGCGCGGCAATGTCGCGCACGGTCTGCGCCAGCGTGGCGCTGATGGCTTCCTGGCGTTCGGCGGCCTGCGCGCCGGACTGTTCCCATTCCTGGCGCAGCGTGGCGCCCATGGCGCCCAGGGTGTCGGTCCAGGCGGCCAGGCGCTGCTGGTCGCGCGAGGCCAGCTCGGACTGCAGCAGGGTGTGCGATTGGTTCAGGGTGCGCAAGAGCGAGGCCGAATGCTGCTCGAAGCTGGCCGCGGCCGCGGTCAGGGCCTGCAGGTTGTCGCCAGCCAGCTTTTCGCTGGCCTGTTCCTGGCGCGACAGCGCCTGGGTCCAGGCGTGCGACATGCTGCCCGACGACTCCTCCAGGCGCGAGGACACGCTGTCCAGCAGGGCGGCCGAGCGCTGTTCGAAGGTCTGGGCGAAGTGGTCGAGCGAGGCGCGCAGGTCCTGGGACAGGGCCTCGCTGGCGCGCTGCTGGCCGGCCAGGGCCTGGTTCCAGATGCCGGCGACATTGCTGGTGGTGGCCTGGAAGCCCGAGGTCAGGCCTTCCAGCTGGCGCTGCACGGCTTGCGCCACGGTGTCCTGCAGGGACGCGGTTTCGCGCGACAGGCTGGCCATCGTCGCTTCCACCACGGGTTGCAGGGCGGCGCCGGCCGAGCGCGCGCTTTGCGACACGCTTTCCTTCATGGACTGTTCCATGACGGCGGCCAGGCGCGAATAGGCCGCTTCGGCTTTGCCCTGGAACGCGTCCTGGCTGGCCATGTGGCGCTCGCTCAGGGCCTGGTTCTGCTGCGCCATGCCGTTCATCATGGCCTGCAATTGGTCCACCAGGGTAGGCAAGGCGTCGGCCTGGCGCTGCATGACTTCGGCCTGGCGTTGCAGCAGCTTGAAGGATTCCTCGCGCTGATAGCCTTGCGAGTACACGCGCAGGGTGGTCGCGGCCTTGCCGTCCAGCAATTGCGCCGCGCGCACGCGTTCGCGGCGGCACAGGGCTGCCAGCAGGCCCAGCATCGCGGAAGTGGCGACGCCGGCGATCGAGGTGCCGAAGGCGAAGCCCAGGCCCTTGACCGGCGCGGCGAGCGAGGCGCGGATGGCGGCCAGGTCGGTGGCGCTTTCCAGCGCCAGGCCGGTGCCGCGCAGGGTCACGACCATGCCCAGGAAGGTGCCGAGCATGCCCAGCAGCACCAGCAGGCCGACCAGGTACGGCGTCAGCGCCGGGCCGGGCAGGCCCGCGCGTTCGCCTTCGATGCGCAGGCGCGCGGCATTACGCAGGCTTGGCGGCAACTGGTCCAGCCAGGATCCCAGATTGCCGGGGGCTTCGGACAGGCCGGCGAGCGCGCGCGTCAGCGCGGACGTCGCCTGCTGGTAGCGCAGCAGTTCGAGCGCGCCGCCCAGGTAACAGACGCCTATCAGCAAGGTCACGGCCAGCGCCAGCGGGTTGGTGCCCGCATAGCCCACGCCGATCCAGCCCACGACGGCCAGACCCGCCAAGAAAACTACGAGATTAGTCAGATATTTGGACATAGTGTCCCGGTTAGCTGGCGCGAAGGGTGGCAAGCAGCCCTTCGACCGGTTGTAAACGAACATCCAATTCGGCAAGCAGCACGCTACGCATGTCTTTGCGGAACGTGTCGAGCCAGGCGCCCGGCGTTATCGATGCCGGCGCCGGCGCCGCGCCTGTCTCGGCCGCGGCATCGCCTTGCGCTTCGGCCTCGGCTTGGGCTTCAGCCCATGCGGCAGCCTCGGCCAATGCCGCGGCCTCCGCGTCGCGCAGACGCTGGAAATGGCCTTGCAGCAGCTTCGGAATCGCGCCGAACAGCGCGCGTTCCTTGGGCAGCAGGGCGCGGTCCATGATGGCGTCGACCACCGCCAGGCGGGTCATTTCGCCGTTCCTGGCCGCGACCATGCCGCGCAGCCGGCTGCGCAGATTGCCCACGGCGGTTTCCATCGTGTGCTGCAACGACAGATAGCGTTGGCGAAAATTCGCGTAATCGGCGTCGGCCTCGGCCAGCGCCGCCAGTTGTTTGGCGGGCGCGGGCGCTTGTCCCGGCGTGCGCCGCTTGGCGGCCGTGGCTGCGGTGTCGCTGGCGATGGCGTCGGCCAGCGTGGTCCGCACGCGGGCGCACTCGCGCTCCTCGGCGCTGCTGAACATGCGCGCGCCGGGGGCGATCACCGGCGGGCTGGTATTCAGCGCCGCGGAGAGCGCGATCGCGTCCGTCCAGCCGAGCCATTGGCTCAGATGGTCCGAGAGCGATTGCCTGGATTGCGGAACGTCGACATCCGTCAGGCGAGTCAGCAAGCGAATGAGCGTCGGGCCGCTTAAACCTGTGCGCTGTGGGGCCTGCAACATACCACCAGAGTCAAAAAGGGGGGAGTTTACACGCTGGAGGGGGGCGCCAGGGGCCAGGGGCGGACGGCGAGGGCGCGCCGCCCGTAAAAATGGGGTCGCATCTCCTGGGGATGCAATATTGTGACGGGCGTTATGCGGCCCGGCGGATCTGGAGTTCCGGCGCCAGGCCATGCGCCGGCTTGTTCAGCGGAGTGTCCAGGTATTCAGCCAGAAAATCGATGAGCCGCCGGGTCCGGGCGGGCAGCAAACGGGTTTCGGTCACGGCGTGGACCTCGATCGGCCCCAGGCTCCAGGCCGGCAGCACGCGCGCCAGCTCGCCCGAGCGCAGCTGGCTGCTTTGGTCGCCGCCCAGCGCGGCGATGCCGGCGCCCAGCACGGCGAGCTGCCTGGCCATGCAGGCGTCGTTGGCGCCATAGCGGTATTCCACTGGAACCAGTAACTGTTCGCGGCCGCGCTGCAACGGCCAGGGCGCGGGCTGGCCGCCGCCGGCGCGCAGGCCGATGCAGTCGTGGCGCGCC includes these proteins:
- a CDS encoding ParD-like family protein translates to MGIVKISEQMHENLRVASGALSRSINSQAEHWMRIGMLSELYPELRHADICQLLIRIEQAEGFAIASLSQGLPQPAQQEAA
- a CDS encoding OmpA family protein → MSEDLDGGVEPTVPAWAVFGDLMSVLLGAFVLILVSVVAVQLQLSTQLEEEVKQRQAETQRRETLEQALAGPLAAGRVTLIDGRIGISGSVLFALNSDQLQPEGRDVLKSLIEPLSAYLKSRNEILMVSGYTDDQQVREGNRRFADNWDLSAQRALTVTRALIDEGVPSSAVFAAAFGSEQPVASNTDEDGRAKNRRVEIAPIPKPSGDAGTANGQ
- a CDS encoding DUF3348 domain-containing protein yields the protein MLQAPQRTGLSGPTLIRLLTRLTDVDVPQSRQSLSDHLSQWLGWTDAIALSAALNTSPPVIAPGARMFSSAEERECARVRTTLADAIASDTAATAAKRRTPGQAPAPAKQLAALAEADADYANFRQRYLSLQHTMETAVGNLRSRLRGMVAARNGEMTRLAVVDAIMDRALLPKERALFGAIPKLLQGHFQRLRDAEAAALAEAAAWAEAQAEAEAQGDAAAETGAAPAPASITPGAWLDTFRKDMRSVLLAELDVRLQPVEGLLATLRAS
- a CDS encoding DUF2894 domain-containing protein, yielding MASDGTRGDIVDARAMLDAWREAGADRVAPVRFQFMDALERRAAAQAGEPRRLLDSKLAALVQAYEAELDGASVDAAENAPAAARAAPEPGPLAVLTAYIADPGPEARGAADLRASYPELDVLEYFRGVWSRVSADRQVRQSQEQVHKNAGPLNSNQLVHRALSLMREVSPGYLQQFLSYTDALMWLEQVHATMAPPPKEAAPRSGAKKTARGKGR
- a CDS encoding DUF802 domain-containing protein, producing the protein MSKYLTNLVVFLAGLAVVGWIGVGYAGTNPLALAVTLLIGVCYLGGALELLRYQQATSALTRALAGLSEAPGNLGSWLDQLPPSLRNAARLRIEGERAGLPGPALTPYLVGLLVLLGMLGTFLGMVVTLRGTGLALESATDLAAIRASLAAPVKGLGFAFGTSIAGVATSAMLGLLAALCRRERVRAAQLLDGKAATTLRVYSQGYQREESFKLLQRQAEVMQRQADALPTLVDQLQAMMNGMAQQNQALSERHMASQDAFQGKAEAAYSRLAAVMEQSMKESVSQSARSAGAALQPVVEATMASLSRETASLQDTVAQAVQRQLEGLTSGFQATTSNVAGIWNQALAGQQRASEALSQDLRASLDHFAQTFEQRSAALLDSVSSRLEESSGSMSHAWTQALSRQEQASEKLAGDNLQALTAAAASFEQHSASLLRTLNQSHTLLQSELASRDQQRLAAWTDTLGAMGATLRQEWEQSGAQAAERQEAISATLAQTVRDIAAQAEVQARLLEGVSARMEAAADGVSQQWASALARQEQAGEKLAGDNREALAAAAATFEQHSAALLQTLDQSHTQLQAALASRDQERLAAWTGTLTAMAATLSQEWQQAGADTVARQQAASDTLAQTARDIAAQTQAQAGLLDSVSARLETAAGSVTQAWTETQTRQEQVYAKLAGDNQQALETAAATFEQHSAALLQTLDQSHAGLQAALASRDQERLAAWTATLTAMAAKLGQEWEQAGTQAALRQLEVNDTLAQTARDLTSQTQAQAGLLESVSARLETAATGVTQAWTEAQARQEQANAKLAGDNQQALETAAAAFEQHSAALLQTLDQSHAGLQAALASRDQERLAAWTGTLTAMAAKLGQEWEQAGTQAALRQLEVNDTLAQTARDLTSQTQAQAGLLESVSARLETAATGVTQAWTEAQARQEQANAKLAGDNQQALETAAAAFEQHSAALLHTLEQSQTDLQTALAAKDEARLEAWTGKLGTIADSLRAEWEQTSSYTANQQQQICDTLAITAQDISAQTQASANDTIAEIGRLVQAASEAPRAAAEVIGELRQKLSDSMERDNDMLEERNRLLETLGTLLDAVNHTAAEQRTAVDALVSSSAELLERVGTQFTEQAQAETGKLAEVAAQVASGAVEVASLGESFGTAVQLFGESNDKLVAHLQRIEAALDKSIARGDEQLAYYVAQAREVVDLSMVSQKQIIENLQQLAIQRATAGAEAA
- the map gene encoding type I methionyl aminopeptidase gives rise to the protein MAKKVSIKSAADIEMARKAGAMAAEVLHMIAEHVRPGVTTDELDRICHDYIVNVQKAIPANVGYHGFPKTICASANHVICHGIPSAKVLKNGDILNIDVAVIKDGWFGDTSRMYYVGQPSPLARRLVNTTYEAMRAGIMAVKPGATLGDIGHAIQTVAHREHFSIVREYCGHGIGQIYHDDPQVLHYGRPGEGMVLQPGMMFTIEPMINAGKPQTKQLPDGWTVVTKDRSLSAQWEHMVVVTETGYDVLTSWPDGFGDYPPMP